One segment of Pseudodesulfovibrio sp. JC047 DNA contains the following:
- a CDS encoding sigma-54 dependent transcriptional regulator, with product MAEILIIDGDKHFTRTLGKSLGAHGLPTTDCDTLSRAMGLLHTGEYKAVLLGDDLADGDSLAYLTTIREIPSFPEVIIITRSRDPKMAEKAIQNGAWHFVTKPPNIQRLLVLIRRVMDYHEERYGGAIRCSLRRSGIIGSSRLIQSCLDTLAQAAGSNANVLITGETGTGKELFARAIHKNSDREERSFVVVDCAALPDTLAENLLFGHERGAYTSADRHSTGLVKQADGGILFLDEVGELPMSLQKVFLRVLEGRSFRPVGGVNEIRSDFRLVSATNRNLEAMVENNEFRRDLFYRLRGIRMQLPPLRRIPEDINELTCKFVQHHSKRLKLASKGFSPDFLDALMSYKWPGNIRELQNTIEQALSRAGKDAILYPRHLPRAIRAEVARHDLEKEKFKNEHYEQLQLDPKSFPTLKEYRHKHYETLEKQYLLNLFTITGGDIKKSCEVAGISRARLYTLTKRYHVTRQKP from the coding sequence ATGGCAGAAATTCTCATCATAGATGGAGACAAACACTTTACTCGCACCCTGGGAAAATCTCTTGGGGCACATGGTCTGCCGACAACAGACTGCGACACACTGTCGCGTGCAATGGGGTTGTTGCACACCGGCGAATACAAAGCCGTTTTGCTCGGGGACGATCTGGCTGATGGAGACAGCTTGGCGTACCTGACGACCATCAGGGAAATACCCTCTTTCCCCGAAGTCATTATCATTACACGAAGCCGAGACCCGAAGATGGCGGAAAAAGCCATCCAGAACGGTGCCTGGCATTTTGTCACCAAACCACCAAATATACAGCGGTTGTTGGTTCTGATCCGTCGTGTCATGGACTATCATGAAGAACGATATGGTGGCGCAATCCGGTGTTCACTCCGGCGATCCGGCATCATTGGCAGCAGTCGGCTCATCCAGTCCTGTCTCGACACCTTGGCCCAAGCCGCCGGGTCCAATGCCAATGTCCTCATTACCGGAGAAACCGGCACAGGCAAGGAACTGTTTGCCCGCGCCATTCACAAAAATAGTGACAGAGAAGAACGCTCATTTGTGGTGGTGGACTGTGCCGCTTTGCCAGACACACTGGCGGAGAATCTACTTTTTGGACATGAACGGGGAGCTTATACCAGCGCAGACCGACATTCCACAGGTCTCGTCAAACAGGCTGATGGCGGTATCCTTTTTCTGGATGAGGTTGGCGAACTCCCCATGTCCTTACAAAAAGTCTTTCTCCGGGTCTTAGAAGGAAGAAGTTTTCGACCGGTTGGTGGAGTGAATGAAATACGAAGTGATTTCAGACTGGTTTCAGCAACCAATCGCAATCTGGAAGCCATGGTGGAAAACAATGAATTCCGCCGGGACCTCTTCTACCGATTACGCGGTATCCGTATGCAGCTTCCCCCGCTCCGGCGTATCCCTGAAGACATCAATGAATTGACCTGTAAATTCGTTCAGCATCATTCCAAACGGCTCAAATTGGCCAGCAAAGGATTTTCACCCGATTTTCTTGACGCCCTCATGAGTTACAAATGGCCCGGCAACATTCGGGAATTGCAAAACACCATTGAGCAGGCCCTTTCACGAGCGGGAAAAGACGCGATTCTCTACCCCCGACACCTCCCTCGAGCCATTCGTGCCGAAGTCGCCAGACATGATTTGGAAAAAGAAAAATTTAAAAATGAACACTATGAACAGCTTCAATTGGACCCCAAGAGCTTCCCCACGCTCAAGGAATATCGGCACAAGCACTACGAAACCCTGGAAAAACAGTATTTGCTCAATCTTTTCACCATTACAGGGGGAGATATCAAAAAATCCTGTGAAGTTGCTGGAATCTCACGAGCTCGACTCTACACGTTGACCAAAAGATATCATGTCACCAGACAAAAACCGTAA
- a CDS encoding transposase, producing MRRKWDARKKAKIVLEGLMGGCVNDLCRSYDLRPGQYYKWRGHFLERCHEVFERQPGPSSESELAAENEELKKLVGELTLELTSGKSSR from the coding sequence ATGAGGCGTAAATGGGATGCACGGAAAAAAGCGAAAATCGTCTTGGAAGGCCTTATGGGAGGATGCGTTAATGATCTTTGCCGTTCATACGATCTTCGTCCCGGACAATACTACAAGTGGCGCGGCCATTTTTTGGAACGCTGTCATGAAGTTTTTGAACGGCAACCGGGGCCTTCAAGTGAATCGGAACTGGCTGCGGAAAATGAAGAGCTGAAGAAATTGGTTGGCGAGCTGACGTTGGAATTGACCAGCGGCAAGAGTAGCCGTTGA
- a CDS encoding CoB--CoM heterodisulfide reductase iron-sulfur subunit A family protein, which translates to MANKIGVYICHCGSNIAGKVDCADVARCAGRLKDVVISRDYQFMCSDPGQEMVIRDIHEFGLNRVVVASCSPRLHEKTFQQACARAGLNPYLLQHACIREHCSWTTEDPKEATAKAKHIVEAAVERVGDHQKLYSREVEVLPDVMVVGAGIAGIQAALDIAKSGHKVHLVEKSPSIGGHMAQFDKTFPTLDCAACISTPKMVAVSQEANINLMTWSEVVDVSGFVGNYTVTVKHKPRYVDETVCTGCGACLEKCPTKALSEFNEGLSMRKAIYRNSPQAVPSTPVIDASACKMITKGKCGICKTICPTGAIDYDMKETHEVFHVGSIVLATGYEAMDPTPLREYGFGRFDNVYTALQFERLNNAVGPTEGRIILKNGEAPKSVGIIHCVGSRDTNYHEYCSRTCCMYALKFDHLIKDKVGHDTKVYNFYIDMRCFGKGYEEFFKRVQEEGVTFIRGRPAEVVQEGEKLVVVGEDTLLGMNVRVPVDMVILCTAMEAQPDVTEVARIFGISQGQDGFFLEEHPKLGPVSTATDGVFLAGTCQGPKDIPDAVAHASGGAAQALALAAKGTVSISPTTSWIDPDVCIGCKVCINLCPYSAIEFDERRQVSVINEAMCKGCGSCAGYCPSGAAQIKHFNQTQIFDEIDGMLGMMFDPPPPDVRGDQADSAKENQMGDA; encoded by the coding sequence ATGGCCAATAAAATCGGAGTGTATATTTGCCACTGCGGTTCGAACATCGCAGGTAAGGTTGATTGCGCTGATGTGGCTCGGTGTGCCGGGAGGCTGAAGGACGTCGTAATTTCAAGGGATTATCAATTCATGTGTTCAGATCCGGGCCAGGAAATGGTCATTCGGGATATCCATGAATTTGGCTTGAATCGAGTGGTGGTCGCATCCTGCTCGCCTCGTCTGCATGAAAAGACCTTTCAACAGGCCTGTGCTCGTGCCGGATTGAATCCGTATTTGCTGCAACATGCGTGTATTCGGGAGCACTGTTCCTGGACAACGGAAGATCCCAAGGAGGCCACAGCCAAGGCAAAACACATTGTTGAAGCGGCTGTTGAACGGGTCGGCGATCATCAGAAACTGTATTCCCGCGAAGTGGAGGTCCTACCGGATGTAATGGTGGTTGGGGCGGGAATCGCCGGGATTCAGGCTGCGCTTGATATCGCCAAGTCTGGGCACAAGGTTCATCTGGTGGAAAAAAGTCCATCCATTGGTGGACATATGGCCCAATTCGACAAGACGTTTCCGACCTTGGACTGCGCGGCGTGTATTTCCACTCCCAAGATGGTGGCGGTCTCGCAGGAGGCGAATATCAATCTCATGACCTGGAGTGAGGTCGTGGATGTTTCCGGATTTGTCGGGAACTACACGGTGACCGTCAAGCACAAGCCTCGGTATGTAGACGAAACTGTCTGTACGGGCTGTGGGGCCTGTCTCGAAAAATGTCCGACAAAAGCCTTGAGCGAATTCAATGAAGGGTTGTCCATGCGCAAGGCGATCTATCGGAATTCACCACAGGCTGTTCCCAGTACACCGGTGATCGATGCCTCGGCGTGCAAGATGATTACCAAGGGCAAATGCGGTATTTGCAAGACCATTTGTCCGACCGGAGCCATTGATTACGACATGAAGGAGACGCACGAGGTTTTCCATGTCGGTTCCATTGTGTTGGCGACCGGCTACGAGGCCATGGACCCGACGCCGTTGCGTGAATATGGGTTTGGCCGTTTTGACAATGTGTATACCGCCTTGCAGTTCGAGCGACTGAACAATGCGGTCGGTCCGACAGAAGGACGGATTATTTTGAAAAATGGTGAAGCGCCCAAGAGTGTCGGCATCATCCATTGCGTGGGCAGCCGTGACACGAATTATCACGAATACTGTTCTCGGACGTGCTGCATGTACGCACTCAAGTTTGACCATCTTATCAAGGATAAGGTTGGCCACGATACCAAGGTTTACAATTTCTATATTGATATGCGGTGTTTCGGCAAAGGCTACGAAGAATTCTTCAAGCGGGTACAGGAAGAAGGGGTCACTTTTATTCGGGGCAGACCTGCCGAAGTCGTTCAGGAAGGCGAAAAGTTGGTCGTCGTGGGCGAAGATACCTTGCTTGGAATGAATGTCAGGGTTCCGGTCGATATGGTGATTTTGTGTACTGCCATGGAAGCGCAACCCGACGTGACCGAAGTGGCCAGGATATTCGGTATCTCTCAAGGGCAGGATGGATTCTTCCTTGAAGAACATCCCAAGCTCGGGCCGGTGTCCACCGCCACGGACGGCGTGTTCCTTGCCGGAACCTGCCAGGGACCAAAGGATATCCCGGATGCGGTTGCCCATGCTTCGGGCGGAGCGGCACAGGCCTTGGCTCTCGCAGCCAAGGGGACCGTGTCCATTTCCCCGACAACGTCGTGGATCGACCCGGATGTCTGCATCGGGTGCAAGGTATGCATCAATTTGTGCCCTTATTCTGCCATTGAATTCGATGAACGGCGGCAGGTGTCTGTCATCAATGAAGCCATGTGCAAAGGGTGTGGAAGTTGTGCTGGCTATTGTCCGAGTGGTGCCGCGCAGATCAAACACTTCAATCAAACGCAGATATTCGATGAAATCGATGGAATGCTCGGCATGATGTTTGATCCTCCGCCGCCTGACGTGCGTGGAGACCAGGCAGATTCAGCGAAAGAAAATCAAATGGGCGATGCTTAG